A region from the Sutcliffiella horikoshii genome encodes:
- a CDS encoding MaoC/PaaZ C-terminal domain-containing protein, whose amino-acid sequence MKLETGEVLTYSRTFTVEEILQFGEVSGDQGRHHVEKDEHGRLMVHGLLTASIGTKIGGDMNYIAREMNMEFLRPVFTGDTITCEATLTDVQQQEGYKQVQVTSIYTNQKGKQVLLGSSKGIIRD is encoded by the coding sequence ATGAAGCTTGAAACAGGTGAAGTACTGACTTATTCCAGAACATTTACTGTGGAAGAAATCCTTCAATTTGGAGAGGTTTCAGGTGATCAAGGCAGGCATCATGTGGAAAAAGATGAACACGGCAGGCTAATGGTACATGGCCTGTTGACTGCAAGTATTGGCACCAAAATAGGAGGAGACATGAATTATATCGCAAGAGAAATGAACATGGAATTCCTTCGTCCCGTCTTTACAGGCGACACCATCACCTGTGAAGCTACCCTCACCGATGTCCAACAACAAGAAGGCTACAAACAAGTCCAAGTCACCTCCATCTACACCAACCAAAAAGGCAAACAAGTCCTCCTAGGCAGCAGTAAAGGTATTATTCGAGATTAA
- a CDS encoding coproporphyrinogen III oxidase — translation MKIAIKGLHDDRYQRPLSLIADLFFEETEVVLGEDGSSELNVTFEVEEKNSTFIVSGQLGELFCSHEKELGDSDEKESFRRKKQAVSYVYLTLLQDHTGIIQKWGILTGIRPTKLLHSKLQNGEPKEKVHQQLREDYLITDEKIALMQQIVDRQLDVVPDLHDLGNEVSIYIGIPFCPTKCAYCTFPAYAINGKQGKVDSFLGGLHHEIDAIGAWLKEKGIKITTVYYGGGTPTSITAEEMDMLYEQMYASFPDMEKVREVTVEAGRPDTITPEKLEVLKKWNIDRISINPQSYTQETLKAIGRHHTVEETIDKFHLAREMGMNNINMDLIIGLPGEGVGEFTHTLEETEKLMPESLTVHTLSFKRASEMTQNKNRYKVADRYEIGKMMDMATEWTTNHNYVPYYLYRQKNILGNLENVGYALPGQDSIYNIMIMEEKQTIIGLGCGASSKFVHPETGKITRFANPKDPKSYNDGFEHYTDEKIRILEELFSSRN, via the coding sequence GTTATCATTGATTGCGGATTTATTTTTTGAAGAAACAGAAGTGGTGCTTGGGGAAGATGGCTCCTCTGAGTTAAATGTAACGTTCGAGGTGGAAGAGAAAAACTCCACGTTTATTGTAAGTGGACAACTCGGCGAACTGTTTTGTTCCCATGAGAAAGAATTGGGCGATTCAGATGAAAAAGAAAGTTTTCGTCGTAAAAAACAAGCCGTGTCCTATGTTTATTTGACTCTCTTGCAAGACCATACGGGAATTATTCAGAAGTGGGGGATTTTAACGGGAATTCGTCCAACGAAACTTCTTCACTCTAAGCTTCAAAATGGGGAACCGAAAGAAAAGGTCCACCAACAGCTGCGAGAAGATTATTTAATTACAGACGAAAAGATAGCGTTGATGCAGCAGATTGTAGATCGTCAGCTAGATGTTGTGCCTGATCTTCATGATTTAGGCAATGAAGTCAGCATTTACATAGGGATTCCGTTTTGCCCGACTAAATGTGCGTATTGTACATTCCCTGCCTATGCGATCAATGGAAAGCAGGGGAAGGTGGACTCCTTCCTTGGCGGTCTGCACCATGAAATCGATGCTATCGGTGCCTGGTTGAAGGAAAAAGGAATTAAGATTACTACTGTTTATTATGGTGGGGGCACCCCGACAAGTATCACGGCAGAAGAAATGGACATGCTTTACGAGCAGATGTATGCCTCCTTCCCTGACATGGAAAAAGTTCGCGAAGTAACAGTGGAAGCTGGTCGTCCGGATACGATTACGCCTGAAAAGCTTGAAGTGTTGAAAAAGTGGAATATTGACCGCATCAGTATTAACCCGCAATCATATACACAAGAAACGTTGAAAGCGATCGGCCGTCATCATACTGTGGAGGAAACCATTGATAAGTTCCACCTTGCGCGTGAAATGGGTATGAATAATATTAATATGGACCTGATCATTGGCTTGCCTGGTGAAGGAGTGGGAGAGTTCACCCATACACTAGAAGAGACGGAAAAGCTGATGCCGGAATCATTGACGGTTCATACATTGTCCTTCAAACGAGCTTCGGAAATGACACAGAATAAGAATCGCTACAAGGTGGCAGATCGCTACGAGATTGGCAAGATGATGGATATGGCGACGGAGTGGACCACTAACCACAACTATGTACCGTATTATCTATATCGCCAGAAAAATATCTTAGGCAATCTGGAGAATGTAGGATATGCATTGCCAGGCCAGGACAGCATCTATAACATCATGATCATGGAAGAGAAACAGACAATCATTGGACTTGGATGTGGGGCATCAAGTAAGTTTGTTCACCCTGAAACAGGGAAGATTACTCGCTTTGCCAATCCAAAAGATCCTAAGTCTTACAATGATGGTTTTGAACATTATACGGATGAAAAGATTAGGATTTTGGAAGAACTCTTTTCATCTAGAAACTAA